A stretch of Methanosphaerula palustris E1-9c DNA encodes these proteins:
- a CDS encoding CDP-alcohol phosphatidyltransferase family protein: MTLDSYRPHVARFFPPFVALAQRLHLTPNALTILSFFAAGGAGVAFYKGSLGLGVVMVALNAVFDALDGAVARAGSLQSKKGDFLDHAVDRYADIFIITGIFAGGAVSWQIGVFALTGVLMSSYLGTQAQAVGVGRYYGGLLGRADRLVLVILAGILGMIFPGQYFGLTQLGWVLGLFGVLGHYTAYQRFRFVWKQL, encoded by the coding sequence ATGACCCTCGACTCCTACCGCCCGCATGTGGCCCGTTTCTTCCCCCCGTTCGTCGCCCTGGCGCAGAGACTGCACCTGACCCCCAACGCCCTGACGATCCTCTCGTTCTTTGCGGCCGGCGGAGCGGGGGTCGCATTCTATAAAGGTTCACTCGGCCTTGGAGTGGTGATGGTCGCCCTGAACGCCGTCTTCGATGCGCTGGACGGGGCGGTGGCCAGGGCCGGTAGCCTTCAGTCCAAGAAAGGGGACTTCCTCGACCACGCCGTCGACCGGTACGCCGACATCTTCATCATCACCGGTATCTTCGCGGGCGGTGCGGTCTCCTGGCAGATCGGGGTCTTCGCCCTGACCGGGGTGCTGATGTCGTCATACTTAGGTACCCAGGCCCAGGCCGTCGGAGTCGGGCGGTACTACGGCGGGCTGCTCGGCCGGGCCGACCGGCTCGTGCTGGTGATCCTGGCCGGGATCCTCGGTATGATCTTCCCGGGTCAGTACTTTGGGCTGACCCAGCTCGGCTGGGTACTCGGCCTCTTTGGGGTGCTCGGTCACTACACTGCCTACCAACGGTTCCGGTTCGTCTGGAAGCAACTGTGA
- a CDS encoding PAS domain S-box protein, protein MFVFTRDPKSPLHQAFLLLTLGAFWWAFSLFMFRYSSTYSEAYFWMRMSAFWTFVPALSLNFIWIFRRSAAQRGSIWIYPFIYIPAIIFCILELVTDVINVRPVSEYWGYSFGLSENLWIYYIELAWAFSLIIISLLVCLHYYLSTRDIRKKKQSQFILIGFACPAIAVFMYLIILPVFGIAVLPVISIAFPEIVIIFVLIFSIFVGYAIWKYDLFVLTPATAADTIISTMTDLLIMLDGEENIVVVNRATREMLGYTEDELIGSPVSILIGDHPEKPDFLADIINNGGSLSDIEMVCRKKDGTAMPVSVSGSVISDNARSISGVVIVLRDITERKQAENALILVLEKLKKINLLSSITRHDILNQLTVLKGYLELAETLEHDQDIVMYLKEMQEITDVIDEQISFMKDYEEMGVREPVWHDVAAGIRRSIASLPMRNVRTVIDMHGVEVFADPLFEKVFYNLIDNALRYGGENLTIIRFMATESGAGILLVCEDDGSGISPDDKKNLFMKGFGKHTGLGLFLVREILSITGITITENGGSGQGARFEIIVPQEAYRFPDMH, encoded by the coding sequence ATTTTTGTTTTCACCCGGGACCCGAAAAGTCCCCTGCACCAGGCATTCCTGTTGTTAACCCTTGGTGCGTTCTGGTGGGCGTTCTCCTTATTCATGTTCAGGTATTCATCCACCTATTCCGAAGCTTACTTCTGGATGAGAATGAGTGCCTTCTGGACGTTTGTCCCTGCTTTATCGTTGAATTTTATCTGGATATTCAGACGATCTGCTGCACAACGGGGGAGTATCTGGATATATCCGTTCATATACATCCCTGCAATAATCTTCTGCATCCTTGAACTGGTAACGGATGTTATCAATGTCAGACCTGTCAGTGAATATTGGGGATATTCCTTTGGTCTGTCAGAAAACCTGTGGATCTATTATATCGAACTCGCATGGGCATTTAGCCTGATCATCATCTCACTGCTCGTCTGCCTTCACTATTACCTGAGTACTCGTGATATCCGGAAGAAGAAGCAATCCCAATTTATTTTGATTGGATTTGCTTGCCCTGCGATTGCTGTTTTCATGTATCTCATCATATTGCCAGTTTTCGGCATCGCGGTTCTACCGGTCATCAGCATCGCTTTTCCAGAGATAGTCATTATTTTTGTCCTCATCTTCTCCATCTTTGTCGGGTATGCGATCTGGAAGTACGATCTCTTTGTCCTGACACCTGCGACAGCGGCCGACACGATCATCTCCACCATGACAGACCTGTTGATCATGCTGGATGGAGAAGAGAACATCGTTGTGGTGAACCGTGCGACGAGGGAGATGCTTGGATATACTGAAGATGAACTCATCGGAAGTCCAGTGAGCATATTGATCGGTGACCACCCTGAAAAACCCGATTTTTTGGCTGATATAATCAACAATGGGGGTTCGCTCTCTGATATAGAGATGGTATGCCGGAAAAAAGACGGGACCGCCATGCCTGTCAGTGTTTCCGGTTCGGTCATTAGTGATAATGCCCGGAGCATCTCCGGCGTTGTCATCGTATTACGGGACATCACCGAACGGAAACAGGCGGAGAATGCACTGATACTGGTATTGGAAAAATTGAAAAAAATTAATCTCCTCTCCAGCATCACCCGGCATGATATCCTCAACCAGCTGACTGTACTGAAAGGCTATCTTGAGCTCGCAGAGACACTGGAACATGATCAGGATATCGTCATGTATCTAAAAGAGATGCAGGAGATAACTGATGTGATCGACGAACAGATATCGTTTATGAAGGATTACGAGGAGATGGGCGTGCGGGAACCTGTATGGCATGATGTTGCTGCAGGAATTCGGCGATCCATTGCCTCCCTCCCGATGCGAAATGTCAGGACGGTGATCGATATGCATGGTGTAGAGGTGTTTGCTGATCCGCTCTTTGAGAAGGTATTCTACAACCTCATCGATAACGCGTTACGGTATGGTGGGGAGAATCTTACCATAATCCGATTCATGGCCACTGAATCTGGTGCGGGAATCCTACTTGTCTGTGAAGATGATGGCAGCGGGATCTCTCCTGATGACAAAAAAAACCTGTTCATGAAAGGATTTGGGAAACATACCGGTCTTGGTCTCTTCCTGGTCAGGGAGATCCTTTCGATCACTGGTATCACCATCACCGAGAACGGGGGGTCGGGACAGGGAGCCCGGTTCGAGATCATCGTGCCGCAGGAAGCGTACCGGTTCCCCGACATGCACTAA
- a CDS encoding ArsR/SmtB family transcription factor translates to MDEVRDGGGIVQRRSGFSFGTGRYADGTDEFSAIDEPADMTEKVIFLEPGEERAQNIVKAMAHQNAGDVVQLLSLEGPLRLSIIAERLDISLNTAKYHIENLMNAGILEISDTRYSVKGKKVKIYRLKNQVFIVAPKMTCLAEVRRALTKYCTALGIFISVFGVALVQPFVDLPAVPLQLSGSIQPGSTVPTAVLTDSGIIPALIIAAAVTLLLLVIYEMHTTWKNRQSCV, encoded by the coding sequence ATGGATGAAGTAAGGGACGGGGGAGGCATTGTCCAGCGAAGATCGGGGTTTTCATTCGGTACCGGGAGATATGCCGATGGTACTGATGAATTTTCGGCAATTGATGAACCTGCCGATATGACGGAAAAGGTGATCTTTCTTGAGCCAGGGGAGGAGAGAGCCCAGAATATTGTAAAGGCGATGGCTCACCAGAATGCCGGGGACGTCGTTCAGCTCCTCTCACTGGAAGGGCCGCTCCGGCTCTCCATTATTGCTGAACGGCTGGATATTTCCTTAAATACTGCAAAATATCATATTGAAAACCTTATGAATGCTGGAATCCTGGAGATCTCCGATACCCGGTACAGTGTGAAAGGGAAGAAAGTCAAGATCTACCGATTGAAGAACCAGGTCTTCATCGTCGCTCCAAAGATGACCTGTCTTGCGGAGGTCCGAAGGGCTCTGACGAAATACTGCACAGCCCTTGGGATCTTTATCAGTGTATTTGGTGTTGCGCTGGTCCAGCCGTTTGTAGATCTGCCAGCGGTTCCTCTGCAACTATCCGGATCGATTCAGCCGGGTTCAACGGTCCCGACAGCAGTTCTGACAGATAGTGGTATCATCCCGGCGTTGATCATTGCAGCGGCAGTCACCCTTCTCCTGCTGGTGATCTATGAGATGCATACCACCTGGAAGAACCGGCAATCCTGTGTTTGA
- a CDS encoding MFS transporter, producing the protein MSRIITDPLYQKLLLIAATIGMLLDGLDGSIVNVVLPQISESFGTDTGTVSWVVITYLLMMAGLILVFGKVAERGLLRKIFLGGLLIFTLGSAVCGLSPDFGILLVSRIFQGIGAAMIAASAPLLCVTYLPKTMLGMALGAMTMASSIGFAAGPAIGGFLTHYLSWHWVFLINIPIGLLALPFALHVIPEDNTRKKQPFDLFGAVALFGMMGFGVYTLERIPHLGITDQQIQICTVLCLVCTIAFLLRELRCTTPLMNIRVFTAWRFTAVFLAFLIMNVIYAGMLYLLPFFLQAGMQFDTAMSGLYLLIPPALTTIIGIPLGRWSDSIGRRPFALAACLVLIAVNGIYLIILPEMGVVPLLAGLILMGLFWGFAGGPVASRVVDHAPPGEEGTGSSLMVTAIYLGSVIGIALYATAFTITTAGGGIVAFSDLDLGTFMHGFHFSTLIGFVLSIATFVFSVIVRERREPAPAVSSSADE; encoded by the coding sequence ATGTCCAGAATCATCACCGACCCCCTGTATCAGAAACTCCTCCTCATTGCTGCCACAATCGGGATGCTGTTGGACGGGCTCGATGGTTCTATTGTGAATGTTGTCCTCCCGCAGATATCCGAATCATTCGGCACCGATACTGGGACGGTCTCCTGGGTCGTCATCACCTATCTCTTGATGATGGCAGGACTCATTCTCGTCTTTGGAAAAGTTGCAGAACGCGGTCTTCTCCGAAAGATATTCCTCGGCGGCCTCCTCATCTTCACCCTGGGATCCGCCGTATGCGGACTCTCTCCCGATTTTGGAATACTTCTTGTCTCCCGCATATTCCAGGGAATAGGGGCGGCCATGATCGCTGCATCCGCACCCCTGCTCTGCGTGACATACCTCCCAAAAACCATGCTGGGGATGGCCCTTGGTGCCATGACCATGGCAAGCTCCATCGGATTTGCTGCAGGCCCTGCGATCGGCGGGTTCCTCACTCACTACCTCTCCTGGCACTGGGTCTTCCTGATCAATATCCCAATAGGACTCCTTGCTCTGCCGTTTGCCCTGCATGTCATTCCAGAGGACAACACCCGGAAAAAACAGCCGTTCGACCTGTTCGGTGCTGTCGCGCTCTTCGGCATGATGGGATTCGGGGTTTATACCCTGGAACGTATTCCCCATCTGGGCATCACCGATCAGCAAATACAGATCTGCACCGTTCTCTGTCTTGTATGTACCATCGCGTTTCTTCTTCGAGAACTCCGGTGTACAACGCCGCTGATGAACATCCGGGTCTTTACCGCATGGAGATTCACTGCAGTATTCCTCGCATTTCTCATCATGAATGTTATATACGCGGGGATGCTGTACCTCCTGCCGTTCTTCCTGCAGGCGGGCATGCAGTTCGATACGGCAATGAGCGGTCTGTATCTGCTGATTCCACCCGCACTCACGACGATCATCGGGATCCCGCTCGGGAGATGGTCGGATAGTATCGGCCGCAGACCGTTCGCTCTTGCAGCATGTCTGGTATTGATTGCAGTGAACGGAATCTACCTGATAATTCTCCCGGAGATGGGAGTTGTTCCGCTCTTAGCAGGTCTCATCCTGATGGGCCTGTTCTGGGGATTTGCCGGAGGACCGGTTGCCAGTAGAGTTGTAGATCATGCCCCCCCTGGCGAAGAAGGGACCGGATCATCCCTGATGGTCACGGCAATATATCTCGGAAGTGTTATTGGTATTGCGCTCTATGCAACGGCTTTTACGATTACAACTGCAGGAGGGGGTATTGTAGCATTTTCCGACCTGGATCTTGGCACATTCATGCATGGCTTCCATTTTTCCACGCTGATCGGGTTCGTACTCTCCATCGCTACCTTCGTGTTCTCAGTCATTGTACGGGAGAGAAGAGAACCTGCCCCGGCGGTTAGCAGTTCTGCTGACGAGTAG
- a CDS encoding PrsW family glutamic-type intramembrane protease: MEIILVAAYLLPILFLIAFIGYRGKKFMIYLLWGIVATIPVNLLFPIFSPAFPTLPYSLTVSPLVEEFFKALPIIIPVIMGVKNSDEDLLTYAMAAGIGFSIIETWTVIDPSALQLTLVPVLSILARSFSTSLMHGCTCGIIGYGIVLIKNFDRGALPILLFGFYTLAVTIHAIFNLLSEHYQLIGTIIDLIFPVVLFFFLLTCYHVNLPILFKKTDSL, from the coding sequence ATGGAGATCATCCTTGTAGCCGCCTACCTTCTGCCTATCCTTTTTCTTATAGCGTTTATAGGCTACCGTGGTAAAAAATTCATGATCTATCTCCTCTGGGGTATTGTAGCAACCATACCGGTAAACCTTCTTTTTCCGATATTTTCCCCTGCATTTCCCACACTCCCCTACTCCCTTACGGTATCCCCTCTCGTGGAAGAATTTTTCAAGGCACTTCCGATCATCATTCCAGTTATCATGGGTGTAAAGAACAGCGACGAAGATCTGCTGACCTATGCGATGGCTGCAGGCATTGGATTCTCCATCATTGAAACCTGGACTGTCATCGATCCCAGTGCCCTCCAGCTCACGCTCGTACCTGTTTTGAGTATCCTCGCCCGGTCGTTTTCAACCTCCCTGATGCATGGGTGCACATGCGGGATCATCGGGTATGGCATTGTCCTTATCAAAAATTTTGACCGTGGAGCGCTTCCGATCCTCTTGTTCGGGTTTTATACGCTTGCCGTAACAATCCACGCGATCTTCAACCTGTTATCAGAACATTACCAGTTGATCGGCACCATCATCGATCTCATCTTCCCGGTGGTCTTGTTCTTCTTTCTGCTCACCTGCTACCATGTGAACCTGCCAATCCTGTTTAAAAAGACTGATTCCCTGTAA
- the fen gene encoding flap endonuclease-1, translating into MGVALREVLTEYKHPRTWETLAGTAAIDGNNALYQFLSIIRQPDGTPLMNSEGRITSHLSGVFFRTLRFLEKGIRPVYIFDGKPPALKQETIESRREVRREAGVQWEAALARGDQEEAYKQARASSRVTPEIIATSKELLTLMGVPCVQAPSEGEAQAASMAASGAVTYAVSQDYDSLLFGAPLLVRNLTVSSKRRVQGRTIAVQPESIRLDEVLGGLGITREQLIEAGILIGTDFNPGIRGVGPKTALKIVKKDGFADMIAEKLPDFDPSPILQFFRSPPVIANLSLDWQPPDQAGIEDLLCGEYGFATERVRTALQKISGPPGQKTLDRWF; encoded by the coding sequence ATGGGTGTTGCTCTCCGTGAGGTGCTGACCGAGTACAAGCATCCCAGAACCTGGGAGACCCTGGCCGGGACCGCCGCCATCGACGGGAACAATGCCCTTTACCAGTTCCTCTCGATCATCCGGCAACCGGACGGCACCCCGCTGATGAACAGCGAAGGGAGGATCACCTCTCACCTCTCCGGGGTCTTCTTCCGCACGCTCCGGTTCCTTGAGAAGGGGATCCGCCCGGTGTATATCTTCGACGGCAAACCCCCTGCTCTGAAACAGGAGACGATCGAGAGCCGGCGGGAGGTGAGACGGGAGGCCGGCGTCCAGTGGGAGGCTGCTCTGGCCCGGGGGGACCAGGAGGAGGCGTACAAACAGGCCCGTGCCTCCTCCCGGGTCACTCCTGAGATCATCGCCACCTCAAAAGAGCTGCTGACCCTGATGGGCGTCCCCTGCGTGCAGGCTCCGTCCGAGGGGGAGGCCCAGGCCGCCTCGATGGCCGCTTCCGGGGCGGTCACCTACGCCGTCTCGCAGGACTACGACTCCCTCCTCTTCGGAGCCCCGCTGCTGGTCAGGAATCTGACCGTCTCGAGCAAACGGCGGGTGCAGGGGAGGACGATCGCAGTCCAGCCCGAGTCGATCCGTCTCGATGAGGTGCTCGGGGGACTCGGGATCACCCGTGAACAGTTGATTGAGGCCGGCATTCTGATCGGCACCGACTTCAACCCCGGCATTAGGGGAGTCGGACCGAAGACAGCGCTGAAGATCGTGAAGAAGGACGGGTTCGCCGACATGATCGCCGAGAAGTTACCGGACTTCGACCCGTCCCCGATCCTACAGTTCTTCCGCTCCCCGCCGGTGATCGCCAACCTCTCCCTGGACTGGCAGCCGCCGGACCAGGCAGGGATCGAGGATCTCCTCTGTGGGGAGTACGGGTTTGCAACAGAACGGGTAAGAACTGCCCTTCAGAAGATCAGCGGCCCTCCCGGGCAGAAGACCCTGGACCGCTGGTTCTGA
- a CDS encoding NosD domain-containing protein, with the protein MLLLISLTLIGSVSAETKINSLPYTITSPGNYVLGDYSHDYKGSVGITVMSSDVTIDGQNLEFSAVDKLDSNSIGIKVSSYMKCGVLYTPHNVKIQNFKISGFATGIVFDRVKDSVITKNEFMDNVKSVTLKSTTHTTINYNTFTKDTGVGITAESGSTETGILTNTFNSEKLAMQLNGGSTTATIKGNKVLATTDPEDAENIGIKIDGSSGNAIYNNLFNTFNNVKATNTANTWYLPTLGRNIVGGDSIGGNAWMMPDDTGFSQIKSDDNGDGFVDTPYIINNLNKDVMPLKA; encoded by the coding sequence ATGCTCCTGCTGATATCTCTGACCCTGATAGGATCAGTCAGTGCCGAGACAAAGATAAACAGTCTCCCGTACACGATTACATCTCCAGGAAACTATGTCCTGGGAGATTATTCCCATGACTACAAGGGTTCCGTGGGTATCACTGTCATGTCCTCAGATGTGACGATAGATGGACAAAACCTTGAATTCAGTGCAGTGGACAAATTGGATTCCAACTCCATTGGTATCAAGGTCTCGAGTTACATGAAGTGTGGAGTCCTGTACACGCCCCACAATGTGAAAATTCAGAATTTCAAAATTAGCGGGTTTGCCACTGGTATCGTCTTCGACAGGGTCAAGGACTCTGTTATTACGAAGAACGAATTCATGGACAACGTCAAAAGTGTAACCCTCAAATCGACCACCCATACTACAATCAATTACAATACCTTCACCAAGGATACAGGGGTCGGGATCACAGCAGAATCCGGATCAACTGAAACAGGTATCCTTACAAACACCTTCAACTCCGAGAAGCTTGCAATGCAGCTGAACGGTGGTTCGACCACTGCGACGATCAAGGGGAACAAAGTTTTAGCAACCACCGATCCCGAAGATGCCGAGAATATCGGGATTAAGATCGACGGATCGAGCGGAAATGCAATCTACAACAACCTCTTCAACACCTTCAACAATGTGAAGGCGACCAACACCGCCAACACCTGGTACCTGCCCACTCTTGGAAGGAACATCGTTGGGGGAGATTCGATCGGCGGTAACGCCTGGATGATGCCGGATGATACCGGATTTTCACAGATTAAGTCCGACGACAATGGGGATGGATTCGTAGATACACCCTATATCATCAACAACCTGAACAAGGACGTGATGCCACTGAAGGCCTGA
- a CDS encoding presenilin family intramembrane aspartyl protease PSH has product MKLTNLIPFFGILLMLLIVETGAVLFAPLMKSAGITAFEDPTSLTDPVIFIVIMLAFTLFLLVLIRANHLKLISAVIGLSIWLTFVYIFQALVFPLLSDPLLGLGLAVLLGALASLLLYRYPEWYVIDGLGLLLGAGVAAIFGVSLGLLPVLLLLLLLAVYDAISVYRTKHMIALAEGVIGLKTPILFVVPKKRDYSFIRDGVGDLGGDGERGAFIIGMGDLIMPSILVVSAAVFLPATLPLGLNLPALGAMAGSVVGLAVLLWFVNTGKPQAGLPPLNGGTILGFLLGCAATGAWAWLTLL; this is encoded by the coding sequence ATGAAGCTGACCAACCTGATCCCATTCTTCGGTATCCTGCTGATGCTGCTGATCGTAGAGACCGGGGCCGTACTCTTCGCCCCGCTGATGAAGAGCGCAGGGATCACTGCATTCGAAGACCCGACCTCACTCACGGATCCGGTGATCTTCATCGTGATCATGCTGGCCTTCACGCTCTTTCTGCTGGTGCTGATCAGGGCCAACCACCTCAAACTGATCTCCGCCGTGATCGGCCTCTCGATCTGGCTGACGTTCGTGTACATCTTCCAGGCCCTCGTCTTTCCTCTGCTGTCGGACCCGCTCCTCGGCCTTGGACTGGCCGTCCTCCTCGGAGCCCTGGCCTCGCTGCTGCTGTACCGGTATCCCGAATGGTACGTGATCGACGGACTCGGGCTGCTGCTTGGGGCCGGCGTCGCGGCGATATTCGGTGTCTCGCTCGGTCTGTTGCCGGTGCTCCTGCTGTTGTTGCTGCTGGCTGTCTACGATGCGATCTCGGTCTACCGGACCAAGCATATGATCGCCCTGGCCGAGGGGGTCATCGGTCTCAAGACCCCGATCCTCTTCGTGGTCCCCAAGAAACGGGATTACTCGTTTATCAGAGATGGGGTCGGGGACCTCGGCGGGGACGGGGAGCGCGGGGCCTTCATCATCGGGATGGGAGATCTGATCATGCCCTCGATCCTGGTCGTCTCAGCCGCGGTCTTCCTCCCAGCCACGTTACCGCTCGGGTTGAACCTCCCTGCGCTCGGAGCGATGGCAGGGTCCGTCGTTGGACTCGCAGTCCTCCTCTGGTTCGTGAACACCGGAAAGCCCCAGGCCGGGCTGCCACCCCTGAACGGCGGCACGATCCTCGGATTTCTGCTCGGGTGCGCAGCCACGGGAGCCTGGGCCTGGCTGACCCTGCTCTGA
- a CDS encoding CBS domain-containing protein: MDLSLIQKDILITLITLYHQHSHPIKGEEIAEVIKRNPGTIRNQMQALKALELVDGVPGPKGGYNPTARAYKELSISVADGEAKVRITRRGEELPGVSATEIDFTTLCHPDVCHAVVKVIGSVKGFDIGDQVAIGPTPVNKLFVRGEVFGKDEVDQGLIISISEMISLPKLPIRCYMSTPLLTLATSATISEAIHLFHTRNIHGAPVMDDEAMKGIVTISDIVRAIDEGLPVSAPVSTVMTPDVIEADGGVRLFEVVKRFKEREIGRLIVVENGSPVGILTQSDVLRVFPTD; the protein is encoded by the coding sequence ATGGATCTTTCGCTCATCCAGAAGGACATCCTGATCACCCTGATCACCCTCTATCACCAGCACTCGCACCCGATCAAGGGTGAGGAGATCGCTGAGGTGATCAAGCGGAACCCGGGCACGATCAGAAATCAGATGCAGGCCTTGAAGGCACTCGAACTGGTCGACGGGGTGCCAGGGCCCAAAGGGGGGTACAACCCGACCGCCCGCGCCTACAAGGAACTGAGCATATCGGTTGCAGACGGTGAGGCCAAGGTCCGGATCACCCGGCGGGGAGAGGAACTCCCTGGCGTCTCGGCGACCGAGATCGACTTCACCACCCTCTGCCACCCGGATGTCTGCCATGCGGTGGTGAAGGTGATCGGATCGGTGAAGGGGTTTGATATCGGCGACCAGGTGGCCATCGGCCCGACGCCGGTGAACAAACTCTTTGTGCGGGGCGAGGTCTTTGGGAAGGATGAGGTCGACCAGGGGTTGATCATCTCGATCTCAGAGATGATCTCACTTCCAAAGCTGCCGATCCGCTGCTACATGTCGACACCGCTCCTGACGCTCGCCACCAGTGCGACGATCAGCGAAGCGATCCATCTCTTCCATACCAGAAACATCCACGGGGCTCCGGTGATGGACGACGAGGCGATGAAAGGAATCGTTACGATCTCTGACATCGTCCGGGCGATCGACGAGGGATTGCCGGTCAGTGCACCCGTCTCGACGGTGATGACCCCCGACGTGATCGAAGCCGACGGCGGGGTTCGCCTCTTCGAGGTGGTGAAGCGGTTCAAGGAGCGGGAGATCGGCCGTCTGATCGTCGTCGAGAACGGGAGTCCGGTCGGGATCCTGACCCAGTCAGACGTGCTCCGCGTCTTCCCGACAGACTGA
- a CDS encoding adenylate kinase family protein, whose translation MTCGITGTPGTGKSVVSGVLQSRGYQVIRQNDTMEPFLTGRDEERDARIVDADAWADRYTPTAPFIEGHLVHLLAVDRIVVLRCRPDRLSVRLESRGYSAEKIRENCEAEAMDLILSEAYDIHGEENLLEIDTTDRSPEDCADLIEGFVNGTVPPSCGSIDWSTMLGDLL comes from the coding sequence ATGACCTGTGGAATCACCGGGACCCCGGGAACGGGGAAGAGTGTGGTCAGTGGGGTGCTGCAGAGCCGCGGGTATCAGGTGATCCGGCAGAACGATACGATGGAGCCGTTCCTCACCGGCAGGGACGAGGAACGTGATGCCCGGATCGTCGACGCCGATGCCTGGGCTGACAGGTATACACCGACCGCCCCGTTCATCGAGGGACACCTCGTCCATCTCCTCGCCGTTGACCGCATTGTGGTGCTCAGGTGCCGGCCCGACCGGCTCAGCGTCAGGCTGGAAAGCCGGGGGTACAGTGCCGAAAAGATCCGGGAGAACTGCGAGGCCGAAGCGATGGACCTGATCCTCTCCGAGGCCTACGATATTCATGGAGAGGAGAACCTGCTGGAGATCGATACCACCGACCGTTCACCAGAGGACTGCGCCGACCTGATCGAGGGGTTCGTCAACGGAACGGTCCCCCCGTCCTGCGGATCGATCGACTGGTCGACGATGCTCGGAGACCTGCTATGA